From one Paenibacillus sp. FSL K6-1330 genomic stretch:
- a CDS encoding ATP-binding cassette domain-containing protein has protein sequence MSTLISSTHGVHLRITKLQKSFGEQTVLRGIELDVKPGEFIAIIGRSGCGKSTLLRVIAGLEPSTSGDIWINDHPIQHVHAETRMMFQDARLLPWNKVIDNVAIGLRKEDSHKAEAALDQVGLGTRANEWPSVLSGGQKQRVALARALASQPKLLLLDEPLGALDALTRIEMQQLIESLWKQQQFTTVLITHDVEEAVVLADRVVLIEEGRIAMDRIVPFSRPRQRGNAEVAAFIDHILKRVMGITEMESRNEAEDLPYPLKKGS, from the coding sequence GTGTCGACCCTGATTTCCTCTACCCATGGTGTACACCTACGTATAACCAAATTACAGAAAAGCTTCGGCGAACAGACTGTGCTTCGAGGCATTGAGCTAGACGTGAAGCCAGGAGAGTTCATTGCCATCATCGGGCGAAGCGGCTGCGGGAAAAGCACGTTATTGCGCGTGATCGCCGGATTGGAACCCTCCACGTCGGGAGACATATGGATTAATGACCATCCGATTCAGCATGTGCATGCCGAAACTCGGATGATGTTTCAAGATGCAAGGCTGTTGCCTTGGAATAAGGTCATCGATAATGTAGCGATCGGACTTCGAAAAGAAGACAGTCATAAAGCCGAAGCCGCCTTAGACCAGGTTGGGCTAGGAACGCGGGCGAATGAATGGCCGTCCGTGCTGTCCGGCGGTCAGAAACAACGAGTCGCCTTAGCAAGAGCGTTAGCCAGCCAGCCAAAATTATTGTTGCTCGATGAACCTTTAGGCGCGCTGGATGCATTGACCCGCATCGAAATGCAGCAATTAATCGAATCGTTGTGGAAGCAGCAGCAATTTACGACCGTCTTGATTACCCACGATGTCGAAGAGGCTGTCGTCCTGGCCGATCGCGTAGTACTCATTGAGGAAGGCCGGATCGCGATGGATCGAATTGTCCCTTTCTCACGTCCGCGTCAACGGGGAAATGCCGAAGTGGCAGCATTCATCGATCACATCCTGAAACGGGTCATGGGCATAACCGAAATGGAAAGCCGAAATGAAGCAGAGGACCTCCCCTACCCATTAAAGAAAGGGTCATAG
- the ssuC gene encoding aliphatic sulfonate ABC transporter permease SsuC — translation MRKLMSNPIIEKCLPWVLPILLIVVWAILSNLDVISRKILPLPQDVLFSFRDLLLSGELIEHISISFQRAFIGFLIGGGIGLVLGFINGLSSIAEKLLDTTIQMVRNVPHLAMIPLVVLWFGIGEESKIFLVAVGVLFPVYINTLHGIRSVDNGLIEMGNVYGLRSASLFWKVVLPGALPSILVGLRYALGIMWLTLIVSETIATNSGIGFLAMNAREYMQTDIILLTILLYALFGKLADSIAKLLEKRFLQWNPNYQK, via the coding sequence ATGAGAAAGCTCATGTCCAATCCCATCATCGAAAAATGTTTGCCTTGGGTTCTCCCCATCTTACTAATCGTTGTGTGGGCTATATTATCCAATCTTGACGTGATTTCGAGGAAAATCCTCCCCCTGCCTCAGGACGTTTTATTTTCTTTCAGAGATTTGCTGTTATCAGGAGAATTAATCGAGCATATTTCAATTAGTTTTCAAAGAGCGTTCATTGGTTTCTTAATCGGCGGGGGGATCGGTCTTGTGCTGGGTTTCATCAACGGCTTATCTTCCATCGCTGAAAAATTGTTAGATACGACGATTCAAATGGTACGCAATGTTCCTCATCTGGCGATGATTCCATTAGTCGTTCTATGGTTTGGCATTGGCGAAGAGTCGAAAATATTCTTGGTCGCGGTTGGCGTGTTATTTCCGGTCTACATCAATACCTTGCACGGCATCCGCTCCGTGGACAACGGATTGATCGAAATGGGGAACGTATACGGGCTGCGCTCAGCTTCGCTCTTTTGGAAAGTCGTTCTGCCTGGCGCACTTCCTTCCATTTTAGTCGGACTCCGCTACGCTTTAGGCATCATGTGGTTGACTTTAATCGTATCCGAAACGATTGCTACGAATTCGGGAATCGGCTTTCTTGCCATGAACGCAAGAGAATACATGCAAACCGACATTATTCTTCTTACCATTTTGCTTTATGCCTTATTTGGAAAACTGGCCGATTCCATCGCCAAGCTCCTAGAGAAGCGGTTTTTACAATGGAACCCGAATTATCAAAAGTAA